In Leishmania infantum JPCM5 genome chromosome 33, a genomic segment contains:
- a CDS encoding metallo-peptidase, Clan MF, Family M17: protein MGTYKRIRSQSAYEEASVSAFVDSCVDYASNVTFHAVEKGRALTSKTGQVQTVLVLGTDAQLKEMATAAACPHYDAAACAAAATAPESRAHVVKVTATVRLLIGKVPSVASRHNCASRPDQVSEIVKQAMAECPAADAEAGLDIYYLGSGHEVSVAVAIARSCRRSFTAKRGHAEQNYLNVGRPVRVVMPSGKTAQLAVIAQCVQLCQRLVDAPTNLLDTVTFTEIAVRWAAKLKAAGIDVSANVIAGEELRERGYGGLYGTGKAAEYPPHLVTLSYKPKAAMPPKDRIALVGKGIVYDTGGLAIKPRDGMCTMKHDMGGAAAVFCGLLCLAMLRAPIEVSSILCLADNAVGPRSQRNDDILRMKSGVTVEVNNTDAEGRLVLSDGVYHACKELSYTPSIIVDMATLTGAQGVATGQHHAAIYTNSEASENRFVAAGKACGDLCFPVVYCPEFHNAEFASAVADFRNSVKSRANAQVSCAGQFIGNNLSKDYEGEWVHVDLAAPATRDEATGFGVALIAQTFAAELL from the coding sequence ATGGGCACCTACAAGCGCATACGCTCCCAGTCGGCGTACGAGGAGGCGAGCGTGTCCGCCTTCGTAGACAGCTGCGTGGACTATGCGAGCAACGTGACGTTCCACGCGGTGGAGAAAGGTCGTGCGCTGACTTCAAAGACGGGGCAGGTGCAGACGGTGCTCGTGCTGGGCACGGATgcgcagctgaaggagatggcgacggcggcggcgtgcccgCACTacgatgcggcggcgtgcgctgctgctgcgacggcgccggagTCGCGTGCGCACGTCGTGAAGGTGACGGCGACAGTACGGCTGCTGATCGGGAAGGTGCCGTCCGTCGCGTCGCGCCACAACTGCGCGTCGCGGCCGGACCAGGTGAGCGAAATCGTGAAGCAGGCGATGGCGGAGTGCCCCGCCGCGGACGCCGAGGCTGGGCTGGACATCTACTACCTGGGCAGTGGCCACGAGGTGAGCGTGGCCGTCGCGATTGCGCGGTCGTGCCGGCGGTCGTTCACTGCGAAGCGCGGGCACGCGGAGCAGAACTACCTGAACGTTGGCCGCCCGGTGCGCGTGGTGATGCCGTCCGGCaagacggcgcagctcgctgTGATTGCGCAGTGCGTGCAGCTGTGCCAGCGGCTGGTGGACGCGCCGACGAACCTGCTGGACACGGTGACGTTCACGGAGATCGCTGTGCGGTGGGCAGCGAAGCTGAAGGCCGCCGGCATCGATGTGTCCGCCAACGTGATCGCTGGAGAGGAGCTCCGCGAGCGTGGGTACGGCGGTCTTTACGGTACCGGGAAGGCCGCTGAGTACCCGCCGCACCTTGTGACGCTGTCGTACAAGCCGAAGGCTGCTATGCCACCCAAGGATCGAATTGCGCTTGTGGGCAAAGGCATCGTGTACGACACCGGCGGCCTTGCGATCAAGCCCCGCGACGGCATGTGCACGATGAAGCACGACAtgggcggtgcagcggccgTGTTCTGCGGCTTGTTGTGCCTGGCGATGCTGCGGGCGCCTATTGAGGTGTCGAGCATCTTGTGTCTCGCTGACAACGCCGTGGGCCCCCGGTCGCAGCGCAATGACGACATCCTGCGCATGAAGTCCGGCGTCACCGTGGAGGTCAACAACACAGACGCCGAAGGCCGCCTTGTGCTCTCGGACGGTGTCTACCATGCCTGCAAAGAGCTGAGCTACACGCCGAGCATCATTGTGGACATGGCTACGCTGACAGGCGCGCAAGGCGTTGCCACTGGCCAGCACCACGCTGCCATCTACACGAACTCAGAGGCCAGCGAGAACCGCTTCGTGGCCGCCGGCAAGGCGTGCGGCGACTTGTGTTTTCCAGTCGTGTACTGCCCTGAGTTTCACAACGCCGAGTTTGCCAGCGCTGTGGCCGATTTCAGGAATAGTGTAAAGAGCCGCGCCAATGCACAGGTGAGCTGCGCGGGGCAGTTTATTGGCAACAACCTGTCCAAGGACTACGAGGGCGAATGGGTGCATGTTGACCTGGCCGCGCCCGCGACCCGCGATGAGGCCACGGGGTTTGGTGTCGCCTTGATTGCGCAGACGTTTGCAGCGGAGCTGTTGTAG